Within the Miscanthus floridulus cultivar M001 chromosome 17, ASM1932011v1, whole genome shotgun sequence genome, the region ATAGGGTATTTCCATGGTTTGATTCCATCTCACTTGGGTAGTTAGTGTCTCCCTCTGGCATGTCAACATAATTTGATGGGTTGATATTATCAGGTAGGATGTCTAGCCACTCTTCACTCCCATTCAACCCTCTAATGATGTTGTGAAACACAGCAGCAGCTGCTGGAATCATAACTTGAGATTCAATTGGGTAATGTGTCCCCACTTTCAGAATTGGAAACCGCTTTTTGAGAACCCCAAAGGCCCTCTCAATGTGATTTCGAAGAATCGCATGCTGATGATTGAACAATTCCTTATAGTTGGCATATGCATTTCCCCTCTGGCCACGTCTCCTGAACTCACTAAGATGATACTTAACTCCTCGGTAGGGAGCAAGGAATGATGGTGTGTTTGCATATCCACCATCTACAAGATAGAATTTGCCTGCTGGCATAGTAAATCCCTTGCCAAGAGCAGACCGCAACACTCATGCATCAGATGCGGATCCTTCCCAACCAAATGAGATGAAAGTGAACTTCAAGTTGAAGTCACAGGCAAACATAACATTCTGCGATAGTGTCCCCTTCCTATTTCTATAGGGACTGGCCTTGTCTTGTCCAATTGTGATTGGGACATGCGTACCATCGATAGCGCCGATGCAGTTCTGCAGGTAAGAAAATTTACTTAAGATTTGGATTGTATTTAGGAATGGTATTAAGGAAAGTGTACTGTATGTATTAACCGACCTGAAAGAATGGCATAAATCTAGGGTCACATGTAATCTTCATGTGTGTGTGGCTTGGATTCGGAAGTCTGATGAATTTTTGGGTTAATGTTGGAATGATATTGAAGACATCATATATTTTCCTATGCACTGTCTCACCACTATGTTGAAACTCCTTCTTTAGCCTCTCTGTGCTTGCATTATGAGAGAGCATGAACATAAAAAGACCAAGTTGCTCCTCAATCTTCATACCACGTGTGTCACACAGCAAGTTCTCGGCCCTGAGAAAGTTTGCTATAGTTCTAAATATTTCAGCCTCCATCCTAAATTCTTCCTTGCACCAATTCTCGTGTCCTTCGAGGATCTCTTCAACCTTTTTAGCACCAGGAAGAGAAGAGGTATGCTCAGGTGTTTTCTCTTCATCGAGAAAGGGCATTTCAGCAGGGAGAAGAACAAAGAAtagctcctcatcttcttcttcctcttccaacaAAAAATTCCTAGCAAGCTCTTCCCAAGAAGCCATCTAGTGTTACATATATGaaattatattattacatatatattacCAATTCAAATCAACTAGAGAAAAGGAGAGCACTCAAAGTAGAGAAAACAAGTATTAGAAGGGCAGACTCAAAGTAGAGAAAAGGATTGCACTGGACTAAGTATTGGCTACTTGCTAAACTTTCAGATCTCAAGACTGGATACGGTTTTGTGGCACTTGTATGGATACAGTGGAAGGAATGCATCTATCCAAGATACACTGGAAAGAGTATTATATATTAAAATAAAACAGCAACAGGAAACATCAATTAATTTGAGGATGGTCACAGATTAGTGTCAACAATTGTAGTCAATATCAAGCTGTAAGTTGACTACATTATCATCTAAAAATCTTATTCACTGAAAGTAATCAATATCTAAAAATCAGTACATGCTAACACAGTCAAACAGTAGATGATAACTCAGTTAACTGAAAGTCATTTAAATGTAAACAGGAAAAGATATGTACTGAATTAATCACAGAAATGGATATGAACTAGTTATAGTTAGCAGTACTATCACAGTTAAACAGTAGATGCATTGGAAACTTGATCTACAGGGAAAACTTTAAACATCTCTGAAAACTTGATATGCCTTTATATGTTAATATTGAAAGGCGTTTTGAAAAAATGCCTCAAAAGACCTTTTGAGTCCAGTTTATAGCAGACATTTTCATGTATGCCTAAAAAGGTTTTTGAAGGCATTTTGGCCACTTTTAAAGGCATTTTTAAATGCCTTGTACAAACAGCCATGCTGTAGTGCCCCTCTTTTGCCACTTTGCTATATGCCACATGTCATTCATCTTTCAAAACAGAGGGTACTAACAAATCAAACTAATTTTTGCCTGTGACAGCATCAAATACCTTAGTTGATTAGGGACCTAGAGATTTAGGAATTGGTGTAGCCTTATACCATGAAACCCTAGGAACCTATCcaacatagatatgcaaagatttcGAAGTGTGAAAGTACAACTAGGCCGGAGAGGTCTCCCCTCCATGTTCCTTTGATTTGTGTAGGGGAAAGCGAGGTTTGAGAGGGTGGGGGTGAAGGAAGGGAAATGGTGGTGCAGCTTGAGGAGGAAGAAAGGAGAGGAAAAGGGAGGCCACACCCGTTCCAGGCAGCACTTACAATAGCACCTACTCATCCAGGCATGTATGCATTCATTTTTTtaactaaaataaaaaaataaaagttatgATTATTTCATAACTTGGTTATGATTATTTCAGAGTGAAGTTTCATATATGCCCTAAAATAAAAGTTAGGGGCTGTCATAAGCTAACAACCTAGAGTTATTGTGAGGAAAGCTTAGATTTTTCtcagaccatctcatgaaaaaacTTGCATTAATCTTTTTAACTTATTACTCAAAAATGCTAAAGAGAACAATACAGTGAGAGGAACACTTCAAGATACAGCCATACAGATAGACTAGAAAGCAGGAAAAAAACTGCTAGTGAGAAATCCAGAAGAGTATCCAGGAAAATTTCATTAGTTCTAATGCAGTAGGAATCATTGTACACCAGCACAGAGCAAAAAACAACAGATGCAGCAGGCAACAGTGGGGGGACTAACCTGACACCAGTCACCCCGTCCCAAGATGCAGCAGAAAATCACTCCTGCAAAAGCATCATGCCCTTATTAGTCGGAGAGATTTAGCAAGCACTTGTCTGAGATTTAGCACGCAAATTATTAGATTGAGTGATTGACGAGTATGGACGCCACTGGAATTAAAAAACAAACTCTGCTTAAGATCCCACGCTGCCATCAAATTAAAAAGGCACACTCTGCTTAAGATCTCGTGCCGAGTAGGCAAGACTTATCATACATTCATACAGAGACGAACTGCTTCAGATAATACTATCTGTCATATTTTAGACAGGATGGTGCCAGGCTAAAGGCATCTGTCCTACATTGCAACCTGGTTCATGTTCATGTACCCCCAACGGTAACTGGCTAGAGTCGTATGCACTTGAGAACTGAGCTATGTGCACCTCAATGCAAGGTTCTGAGCCTAGCTTCATCAGAAAAGCAGAAACACTGCACCAGTAGGTGCTAAAGAAAATCATAACCAAGAGTCGTAATGAATTTGCTAACTTTGGCAACCGATCTAATTACGCTTCCAACTTAGTACCAGCACACCAATGTCAGCGAGAGTAAAAGTTAACAACCATGGCACAAAGTAGACAATAATCCTTCAGATCCTTCTGATTCAGAACCTAATTACGGTGTTGGCTTTGCAGGTTTAATTGCGCTACTCCCTCTTTTGCAAACCATAGGGTCAAATTTGCCTAGCTCagtttttaggaaaaatatattaacatctagaGCACCAAATAAATGCACCACTATCAAGACATAATTAATGGTGAAAATCAATATTATAGATGCAAGTGTATTTTTTCAATAAACTTTGTTAAATATAAAGAAGTTTAATTTAGGACAAACCTAAAGTGGTCAGGACTCAGGAACATCTATTCAAGTAACTCTGAGTCAGGAGTGAATGCAATttaaatagcaacatatattttgtCGCAAGAGCTCCAGCAGGCAAGAAAGAACATCCAATGTATAATTCAACAGCTCCATGCTAGGCTAATTTATCTACTAGGCTAATATATTATATCCCTCCTCCCCACAGCAATTACAATCTCCCCTCCACAGCAACTGCCATCTCATGCTGACACTAAccaatcctgcaatacaaatgcACAAAAATAAAATACCCAGAGAGGGAGTATGCGGGATCCTTACCGAAGCAACAACAGAAAGCACAGAGGTGACGAGCGCCCTCAGATCTCGCACCCTGCTCCCTAGAGCGCCCAGCTTCCGGTTCCCATGTCGTGTTGCTCGGCGCCGAAACCCTAATCAGCCGCGGCCACCTCACCGCCCTAGTGGGACAGTCTGTGAGAAGAGCGGATCAAGAAATCCGAAACCCTAGCGGGAGGCACAGAGATGTAGGATGAGGCGGTCTCACCGTTGGCGTGACCGAAGCGATGAGAAGGCGGCAGTGGTGACGGACTGCTGGGGGCGTCGACGGGATGCCGGGGCGGCGACGGCCTCGCGACGAGAAGACCTGTGCGAGCGGAGGAAGCTACGCGGCTCGCGAGCGGTTGCCACGGGGAAACCCTCCCGGCCTCACGAGTCGTGGATTCCTTCCGCGTGGAAAAAGAAGGGAAGCGGGCTGCGACCCTCGGGTGGGTGGGCTGCCAAAGTGCGCAAAAATTTGGCCCGGGGGAGATTGGCACGGGGAGACTAGCCCAGGGAAAACGCGAGGATCCCCCCAGGGAAACGGGCTGCCAAAGTAGGCCTTAGAGTGTCCGGAGCGTCGGACGCTCACGCGCTCCATTTTGGACCCGTGGTGGGCCATGAGCGTGGAGTGACAGACGGGTTCGACCTCGCCGTCGGGGGCCATGGCGAGGCACGCGTCGAAGCCCTCGTTGGACTGCGTCGGGTCGCAGCTCGTGGACGGTGTCCCTCTCGACCTTGGCCACCAGCTGCCGCATCCTCGACTCCACCGAGCCCTTCCACTCCTGGGGCTCGTCCTCGCCGCCTTCCACCATGGCTTCCACCTACAGGTAGCTCTTGTGCGGGCGAAAGAAGTGGAACAGTTGGAGCTGCGCGTCCCAGCTGGCGCGTCTGACGGCAATCTCATGAGATCAGATACAACTGAGCCGTTATTTTCATCATATTCTTTTATGTTACAAAAGATTTTGTTTTTGATGTTGCAGACATTGTTTCTCCATGCTGCACTGCGACGGACTGATGATGTTGCAAGTATTGTAGATCGCGTTGATGTTGCGTCAACATGTTTTCGGCGGGAGTTCAGCTGTTGAGCGGATGACGTCTGCAATCGGATGGCGGGAGTTCGGCTGTTGACTGGGATGGCGTTGATGTTGCAAAAGATAATTTTCGATATTGCATATATTGGCAGTCCATGTTGCGACGGACCGGTGATGTTGAGCGCAACACTGGGCAATGCTGCGGTAAGCGAGCGACGAAGCGCCGAATTAATAATGAGATTTGCTCTTTCCATATGATCGAAAATAGCATATGTTCTTGCGACGGTTGTGAGCCTtcagatgaagatccaacggtgCCAGATTACGATCTAAATTCACACAAAGACAGTTAACAATATACAATTCAAAGACGATTAACAATAACATTTTTTTTCTAGATAGTAAGACAATTACAAAACTTTGATCTAAATCGACATAAAAACAATTAGCACGTTACAAGTAACGCACTCAATAGACacgaatcttgaagcaagattAATTATTGACAACCACACACGTTGCCGCCTGAACGAAAAGCCTGATTTCAGGCGACTGTTCCTTAGGAAAAGTGAGAAAATATATACTACAACATGATCTCTTGAAACAACTTTTTTTATCATAAACTTTTAGCACGATTTTTTAATATAACTTTCGTGAGATATCTTTTCCTGGAGATTTTTCTccacaagttttttttttgagaaagaaGTAATCAAATCTAATTTTCTAATAAACTTCTTTAGACACAACTTGCAATCTGCAATAGCCTGAGAGAGCCGGCTAAAGGTTTTTATAATCTgggtgtcgggtaccttagaacggggtaccccgagcgaacaatcaaagcggtcgcttaagtcccatcgaaaacaaagctagaaggtaagccgtgggcccctcacccgccatgaCTGGGCCCACCgagccctccgcctcgcctcgagcctcgcacgggaggtctcggcgtcctgacgcaatctccgccccacgcgaggctctccatgggaggcctcggcagggaacacaatcttcgcctcgcgcgaggctctccgcgcgaggcctcggcagggggtgcattctccgtatcgcgcgaggctccgctctccgtctcgcgcgaggcctcattctccgtatcgcgcgagaccAGCTTACCCAtagtccgtcgcccccgcctcgaccgaccctcccgacagcgcgtcatgtctcattaatatttcaaccactcccgcaatctcagccggacgatggttcgacgccacagaatggccgacgggacccaacgtcgcatcaacgccataccggccgggacagggcacggcggggattaccggccactgtgttctgacgctgtgcccacgatcagcgcccacactgcactgtgccctgcgatccccgcctcgaaaacaacgcaACATGGACAACTTGCCCCGGgttatcaccgcctccaagccggcgcaccagatcagccgcccactcggggcctcggcactgtgcgccaaggtctcggctatctcggggtttgtgcccgccgagaccccccactgcggtgcagcctcggcaccgaccaagcctcggcctcacgcacagtccgtccacaacggcttgcacgtccaccgccgcacccactccggggcagtcccagggctctcacgacgcacaggatcggatgggactggcacgccgccccagtgctccaaggacggaccactccgacgaccacaccgccacaggaacaggccacagggctcggacatgccgcccctgttggcacgacgccgcatagttaaacacatgtactgtccttgtcctcccttcaactataaaaggagaggacttaggccacttagagagggagaagaaaaaaggaggaacacattgtaacacacgcacacatcccagccgcctgagagcaacgtctcagacgacccacacgacaccttgccgagacctgggactagctccctctctcccctagcttgtaaccccctactatgagcacttcagtgcaaggaatacaagatcgatctctcagactggacgtagggcatcgattgcctgaaccagtataaaccttgtgtctctttgcatcaccatccgagattaggggcacgcagttcaaattcactggttggttgaggaccccccggtccgaaacaccgacagttggcgcgccaggtaggggcctctgcgtgtcagtttcgtcatcccaacagttcccgaatggcagaccccgtacgaccattgcgtctcggcacggtggtctggtttgggagcctagagttcatgtccctagggcatgagtacgacatggtactcctcactcctcgagccccaccaaccgacgatgaagtcacgcaccggcagcctaggcgcaggcggcgctcgggcggccgctctcgccgcgctcgccaggcacaacgcgagcaagaccaccccgacgctatgcaaatccggggcggcacgccgctccccgccaatatcctatgaccagctgttggcacagggtccctggctggggacctgtctagcctgagcttggacaaaggaaaattgcCGGTGGCACGCGGTGATGCCTGGTCGTCAagatccgctccaccactccctgaggagctgATCCCGACGGAGCAGAGTCGgacgacggcaccatccccatacccctttgggttgagaaatgccgccgcctctcacgcctacgcttacactgccgctcacgaggatccctcagaacgctgccagcgcttcgctctcgacctgagcacccacgcctactcctcggaggaggacgaggcatggcccgaagtggatttctccggactccacgaccctggggctatgcgccagttcttggccgcaagcgattactgcttcggctactctgactccgacgacgaaggcacctacgaccccactcgcgagtgttttcatgtcaggctcgggatgccgagagcgGGCGAGGAGGACAAGGGGGTAGGTAGCCGTTCCCCACTTCGCCTAGGtacaggcgccgccacacctccacgcattgtcctgccggccgcacgaaacGAGACCCCCACCCTTGCGCAACCTCAACACCcagacctggaacaactccgtgagctccaggccaaggtcgaacaagaccaactccttctgcagcagcttcgagatactctcaaacaggaacagcgaggtcgcggcgaaggcgggggagcccgacggagggcccgcgatgtacaccaccgcatccatgacgacgaagggagtgagcaacccccagtcttcaatcgcgctagccagaacgctgcggctgcggcaatgctggtccgcgcaatgcccgagccttctaccacggagggacggcgggtccgcggcgagctctgggatctcctagagaccaccGCGGTCTAGCAGGCAGAGATTTCCACCTCCCGATGGCatgggggcgcctcgaacctgcccgcggcaccgccttggcaggacagggaagcctcggctcgtcccgagcccgctcgagcgccgatagcccatagggtccccgtgcttctggatCGCCTtagcaatcgacgcgaggtgcagggagaccatgaggtggtcagcaggcgacgacgccacgacaatgaggggcctgctcgaggctaccatccacaccgaggcggtcgctacgacagtgaggaggaccgcagtccttctcctgaaccgctaggccctcgggtcttcagcagggccatccgtgcTGCCCTTTTCCCGGCccagtttcggcaaccagccaatctcgcaaaatatagcggcgagaccaaccccgaactctggcttgtCGACTACCGCCTGGCCTACTAGCTAGGTGgcacggatgatgacctgctcatcatccgcaacctcccgttgctcttgttagactcagcgcgagcctggctcgagcaccttcctccctcacaaatccacgactggtgtgacttggttaggatctttgtcgggaacttccaaggcatatacgtgcgccctgggaattcctaggaccttaaAAGCTAtcaccagaagccggacgagtctctccgagacttcatccggcgcttctccaaaaagtgcaccgagttgcccagcgtcggcgactcggagatcgtccaggctttcctctccggcaccacctgccgagacctggttcgagagttaggtcgaAACATACCATGCACCGCtgctgcgctcctcgacatcgccaccaacttcgcctcgggcgaggaggctgtcggagccatcttccccgacagcgactccaagggaaagcggagggacgaggcccccgaggcctcgacctcccacctccctaagagaaagaaaaagggacacctagggaagcaggaggtcctggaggctgatctagtcggggccgtagaacgcaagaatccctgaggccccagaggccctaggccttttgatgacatgctcaagaaaccatgcccgtatcaccaaggcccggtcaagcacgcccttgaggattgctccatgctgcgatgttactacgctaggctcgggctccccgacgacgactccaagcagaagggcaccggcgaccgggacgaagacaaggacgacgggttccccgaggtacgcaacgccttcatgatcttcggtgggccctcggcatgccttatggcacggcagcgcaagagggaacgccaagaggtcttctcgatcaaggtggccacccctcggtacctcgactggtctcgagaggcgatcaccttcaattgagatgaccaccctgaccatgttctgaatcctaggcagtacccactggttgttgacccaatcatcgacaacacccgactctccaaggtgttgatggacggaggcagcggcctcaacatcctctacgtcaataccctggagctcttggagatcgaccggtcgaggttccaaggcgacgtcgcccccttccacggcatcatgccagggaagcgcacgcgacccatcggacgcatcgaccttcccgtctgtttcggcactccctccaactaccgcaaggaagtccttaccttcgaggtagtcgggttcgggggagcctaccatgccatcctggggtggccgtgctatgccaagttcatggcagtccccaactatacctacctcaagctcaagatgctaggccccagcggtatcatcacgattgagtccacgtacgaacatgcatacgactgcaacatcgagtgcatcgagtacgccgaggctcttgtggaggccgagaccctcatcgcccacctcgaccaactcagtggtgaggcacctgactccaagcgtcgcacgGGGGCGTTCAAGCCCGCGGaagccatcaaactcatcccggtcgaccccgcctgccccgacgaccgagcgctgaggatca harbors:
- the LOC136516227 gene encoding uncharacterized protein yields the protein MASWEELARNFLLEEEEEDEELFFVLLPAEMPFLDEEKTPEHTSSLPGAKKVEEILEGHENWCKEEFRMEAEIFRTIANFLRAENLLCDTRGMKIEEQLGLFMFMLSHNASTERLKKEFQHSGETVHRKIYDVFNIIPTLTQKFIRLPNPSHTHMKITCDPRFMPFFQNCIGAIDGTHVPITIGQDKASPYRNRKGTLSQNVMFACDFNLKFTFISFGWEGSASDA